In Nocardia asteroides, a single genomic region encodes these proteins:
- a CDS encoding FAD-binding oxidoreductase, which translates to MSTSHFAAATEEYLPRDTADVVRTVRDSRGRAARLQVHGGEPVEDGLDLPDQRAVVSMRRMNQVLDINLGRRTVRVQAGAKLSDIDRRLGAHGLGLPIVGDHRDITAGGFASVGGVSTASHRHGLFIDQITDLEYVDPDGRIGTCGRGHHTERFRRILGGGGRAGIITALTLDVVEVDKDHTWLTTDADRFLDFDSFVEHAHAEISSPGESVLQVGRWVDTARLKVSRPVGTGHVQLGTVRFGQWSSLHHTTPTRSLRARRDLGTRTRKSLGAIASAASGKAGAPVRNAAAGALMFAPKVLTLRDAEYLADTVISSAERGPAYRVGVFAPLANYASVFYRLHDLFAGLREETGCFTVISAMTYGVRSDYLRAETARRDLPGTDHGLIAFTARLRPSALPSEQLRALVAEIDEICRSENALRYESTQ; encoded by the coding sequence ATGAGCACGTCGCACTTCGCCGCCGCCACCGAAGAATATCTGCCCCGCGATACCGCCGATGTGGTTCGCACCGTGCGGGATTCACGAGGGCGCGCGGCCCGGCTGCAGGTGCACGGCGGGGAGCCGGTCGAGGACGGGCTGGATCTGCCGGATCAGCGCGCCGTCGTCTCCATGCGGCGGATGAACCAGGTGCTCGACATCAACCTGGGCAGGCGGACGGTGCGGGTGCAGGCGGGGGCGAAGCTCTCCGACATCGACCGCAGGCTCGGCGCGCACGGCCTCGGGCTGCCGATCGTCGGCGACCACCGCGACATCACCGCGGGCGGCTTCGCCTCGGTGGGCGGGGTGAGCACCGCCTCGCACCGGCACGGGCTGTTCATCGACCAGATCACCGACCTGGAGTATGTGGACCCGGACGGCCGGATCGGCACCTGCGGCCGCGGCCACCACACCGAGCGGTTCCGCCGGATCCTGGGCGGCGGCGGCCGGGCGGGCATCATCACCGCGCTCACCCTCGACGTGGTCGAGGTGGACAAGGACCACACCTGGCTCACCACCGACGCAGACCGCTTCCTCGACTTCGACTCCTTCGTCGAGCACGCGCACGCGGAGATCAGCAGCCCGGGCGAGTCGGTGCTGCAGGTGGGGCGCTGGGTCGACACCGCGCGGCTCAAGGTCTCCCGCCCGGTCGGCACCGGGCACGTGCAGCTCGGCACCGTGCGCTTCGGTCAGTGGTCGAGCCTGCACCACACCACCCCGACCCGCTCGCTGCGCGCGCGGCGAGACCTCGGCACCCGCACCCGCAAGTCGCTCGGCGCGATCGCCTCGGCCGCGAGCGGCAAGGCGGGCGCCCCGGTGCGCAACGCCGCCGCGGGCGCGCTCATGTTCGCGCCGAAGGTGCTCACGCTGCGCGACGCCGAGTACCTGGCCGACACCGTGATCAGCTCCGCGGAGCGCGGCCCCGCCTACCGGGTCGGCGTCTTCGCCCCGCTGGCCAACTACGCCTCGGTCTTCTACCGGCTGCACGACCTCTTCGCCGGGCTGCGCGAGGAGACCGGCTGCTTCACCGTCATCTCCGCCATGACGTACGGGGTCCGCTCGGACTATCTGCGGGCCGAAACGGCGCGCAGGGACCTCCCGGGTACCGACCACGGCCTGATCGCCTTCACGGCCCGGCTGCGGCCGTCGGCGCTCCCCTCCGAGCAGCTGCGCGCCCTCGTCGCCGAGATCGACGAGATCTGCCGCTCGGAGAACGCGCTGCGGTACGAGTCCACCCAGTAG